Part of the Eleginops maclovinus isolate JMC-PN-2008 ecotype Puerto Natales chromosome 3, JC_Emac_rtc_rv5, whole genome shotgun sequence genome is shown below.
AGCCATAAACATGATCGACAGAACCTTAATGTATTTAATCGGTTACCTGAATTTGCTATGATTCGCCTCGTGTTGGTGACAAATAATTCAATGCGATGATATCGGTGATATACAAACAACCAAAGAACTGGTGCGCGAAGTAGTGACGTCCATCGCTCGCGACAAACAGCTAGACGGCGCGTGCGGATGACGCAGCTGCACGGGCAAGGTTCGTATATTTTGAACGTGTCCTCTGCaagtgtttttaacattttgggaGAATAACTTCTGCTCAAGCAGAGTCTTTTCTTTATTAAGAGTAGGCTTCGTCTGATCAAACTGCTTATTTGacttataataatataactttataACATATCATTTTCAATAAATTACAACACAAGAATAAGAAACGTCAAATAACATGTGTATAAGTGGTGACTTAATATGGACATCACTGCCTAATAGAATAATCATACAAGTAATATACATTAAAGGATAAtagtcatttaaaatagaaaattcCTATTGCACAGGGTATTGgtttgttttcacagttttacgttggggggggggggggggggggggggggggtggcacTAAAGTGCTGTTATTCTGACGTTAAGACCTGATCCATAGAATGTGGTAGGATCTTGTTATTACACGTCATTCATTTGTAATCGCATTTGTAGGCTACACCTAACAAGAAATACCttaaaatatattgatattttggGAGAccacattttattatatattttgcacTTCACTTTTATATCCAGTGGGTGTCAGCATTACTCTGTGAATGAAGTCAGATTTAACCAGTCAAAGTGAAACACATTCTGGCTTTTGGGAGCTAGAAAATGACTCTGATAATTTAAAACTATTGTTTCAATTATTTAATGATTAAAGGAAGATATTTCAGTATAGGACAACAGTGTGTTTACacagaacatttttgttttgctccttTGATTTCCTCCACAAGATTTGATATAGATACACTTACTGCTGCAATATAATCCCATGATTTGCATCCATAGACTCACAAATGCGAAGTCCCCCTTGGAATCCGTGCCAAGTATGCAGGATTGGCTGGGCTGTGGCTGAGCAGAGATGCGTGAAGGTGGATTTGAGCTGATGTTCGAGGTATGCCGGCTCTGGTACAGCATCTCCCTCTTTAGAGGAGAAACCGTTTCACTGCATCTCTTGCTCTCCCCcgtctctcctgctctctctctctctacctcctTTCCCTTCTTCGTCACTGCCCGTATCACACTCTCTCCAATTGTTTTCAGTAGCATTTCTTCCTCTTTCGACCACGCTTCTAATCTCACTCTCTATTATTCTATCCTCCctcatttctctctcctccctcatttctctgtctgtacagAGGAATGCAGTATGTGGCACGCTGTGGTTCTTTGGTTGTTGGTTCTTGCAACTCTGCTCGAGGGTGAGTGACTTTCGCTGGTGCTCTCAGTGCTACTGCTCGAACAAGtgtctgttttctttatgtgctatctatactgtatgtgctgtcttgcatgtgtgcttgtgtgtgtgtgtgtgtgtgtgtgtgtgtgtgtgtgtgtgtgtgtgtgtgtgtgtgtgtgtgtgtgtgtgtgtgtgtgtgtgtgtgtgtgtgtgtgtgtgtgtgtgtgtgcatttatacATAGAAATGGTTGGTTAAATAATCTATGCATTATATGATAGATAGACAGTACTATTGCACtattttgcattatttcatTTCCTATTGTTGATATCCTAAATTAACTGTATAATGCATTGTCATAGGAATTTggaactaaaaaacaaacaaacacttgccAACAACTATGCTGTAGCTGTTGttaatttgaaaatgtacttaaaatcTTTTGGATTGACTTTTTGAATAGATAGCTTTATCCTGTAGGACATTTCTGTGCATCTGTTGCAATACAAAGTGGGAAAGACTGCAAACATAAAGATCTATGAATATCAATAAGGTGCAAATCCAAAAGGAATATAATAAACGCAGTGCCAAACAAAAAAGATCGATTTGTATCTGCATTTGTATCTATTAAGTCCTGTGTATGAGTTGTCAGTAGTTGAATGGTTAAATAATCAGATGCCACTtaaaatagatagatagatagaaagatagatagacagacagacagacagacagacagacagacagacagacagacagacagacagacagacagacagacagacagacagacagacagacagacagacagacagacagacagacagatagatagatagatatgtcCTGAGAGAATGAGAAGAGTGAATAAATGTAGTATAGCTGATCATGGACTATTAATCTGAATTGAACGTACACCGGCTTTGGAGTCATATTGATATTCATTAAGATCTAGTTAATTAATATAGATTTGTGCATTAATCCTACACCATTTAGCCCTCCTACTTAGGGACGTGGTGGTATACAGACAATATccacaatatttaaaacaataatattgcTTTGATGTAAGTAAAACACATATCATAATATAAAGTTGGCAAATGTGAGCCCTGGTTAATTTTTGTTAATCAGTTCatggttgtttttcactctttattagtattattgttatattgtaTTTAGTTATGGTGACAGacccccctccacctcccactTGTATTATGAGTGTATTCTAATAACCACAAAATTCAGAATAACCAAAGATGATGAAGGTGTATCTGATTGATGAGATTTCCCCACAAAATCTTTCTGTAAGTATCACAATCATATCGCtgttgtgaattattttggccaTAATAATTGTGTAGGGAAAATCTATTATTGTGACCATACGCAGTTCATAAAATGGTATATACGGTTTGCCTGCAGGCAGTGTGCAGctctttaaataatatttaagttagattttttttcttattcaataTGCCTTCTATACCAATAATAACCTCCTCCACATCAAAGTGATTGTCTTGTGCAGGATGAATCAAAAGAGAATCGAAGCTTTGGGTGGAGTTTAAGGGCAAAGAGAGAGATAGTTCCCCGCTCTCATTGTTGtgagtgctgtgtgtgtctgtgtgtgtctgtgtggggtGTTTTAGTGTTTAATGGCCTCACTATTTCCTGCATGAaattaaagtgacatttttacagCGCTGAGAAAGACTCGGCCTGTCTGCTGGTGATCAATCACAGACACAATTGATTAGGAGGAACAGGATTTTTCCTCTCCGGGCTCCTGGCTTctgtcctctttttctttctcacattTTCATTCTGTGCTCTCTTCTCTTGGCCTGTATAATCACTTTACTATATCATCAGCCTTCAATTTCCACCCTTAATTTTGTTCTCTTGCTTCTCTTTTGTGACTCAACTCTCTGATTTTTTTCATCCCATCCTCTCCCGTCCATTGAACCCCCTTCCCCTCTTCAGTGTCTGTGCAGGGTCCTCACCAGCGGTTTCTGCTAAGGGAGCTGCTGCGGGACTACAACCCCATGGAGAGACCGGTGGCCAACGACTCCCAGAGCCTCACTGTTCAGTTCTCCTTTACTCTGATGCAGGTCATGGATGTGGTAGGCATTGCCCAAAATGTATCATAGTCATACAcccacactgaaaaactgaaacgttgactttaattaaatgtattatgtcaatagATTTTACATAACTTTATTAGGTGAGTTGAAAGTgttaatattaagtttaaataacacatattaGGTTAAACTTAATAgtgttgctttcaactaacccaatacagttatgtgacattttttgtcatattacatttgattgaatttaacatttccaaaatgaaaacagtttgatttatgtttgtttataatATGTTTGATTCATGTCACtgtaatacatatttacatttttgaaaataaaatacattcaaatcaCTTTAGAACAATAATAGATGCATTAACCCTGATGACCCTCTGTTGATGACCCATGCTTTAAGTTATTTCATCTATTCTCTTTTGCCTGTTTTGTGTTATACTAGGATGAAAAGAACCAGATCCTCACCACGAATGCATGGCTGCAGATGGTGAGTATAATGAATACAACTTGTGATGTGATATTGATCTGTGTCCTGAAAATCCTTGTGTATGCCCCCCATTACTTGCAGGAGCAGCTACACAGCACCCTTGCAAATGTGATTGCGTTTCAGGGTCATGATGATGGTCTCTTCATCAGGATAATACTTGAAGTCATATGGACTAAAGTGCAGATTCCGTCATCGTTCTGCCCCAAAACttcattatattttgtatttcgTCATTGTCAACTAGGCCTTGTCAAGTTAATGTTATTAAATTCTTGCAGCCCGAAATCCTTCTACCTATGCATTAAATATAACAGCTTATCCATCCCAGGGTTGCAGGGGGCTTGAGCTGATTGCAGCTCACATTGAGCGAGAGGCGGGTTACAGCTCATACAGGTTGCCAGACTATCACAAGGCATTCATTAACACTCATATTGGAAATTgagagcaaaaaaaacaagctatcctgtatatatttttctttgggTTGAGGCATAGAACTTGGAGAAAACCCTGACCCTGTCAATAACACCACACAAAAAGATGCATGCCGCCATGTTTTATGTCTAAAACCATCGTTGTGCTTGGGTTTTTCCAGCAATGGTACGACCACTACCTCCAGTGGAACCAGTCAGAGTATCCCGGAGTTAAGAACCTCCGTTTCTCTTCAGACCAGGTCTGGACACCTGACATATTGCTTTACAACAGgtatgtgttgtattttaaaatgtacacacaaacagtgcCACTGCTGAGCTCTAAACTATCTCACCCCTGTGCTACTTTCCTCCAGTGCTCATGATAAGTTTGATGCCACCTTTAAAACCAATGTTTTGGTTAACTCCAGTGGCTTCTGTGAGTATCTGCCTCCAGGTAAGTTCAGTTCATTGATCCAAGCTTGTCTTCAAATCCAAACAACATCATATTCAGTCATTGTGCACACAGACAGTGTTAGTCATGCTGTGCAAATGAATCCTTAGGTTGTTTACTGCAACTTAATATTTCCATTTACTTCCAGATGACTGCatgtaacaacattttttaatcaagttTCTTTTGCCCCCTTCTTGATACAATTTTAATTGACTTTGATATTTACATACTTTTGACTATTTCCTGTGCTGTTTTCAAGGAATATTTGTCAGCACCTGTAGCGTGGATGTGCGATGGTTTCCATTTGACATCCAGCGCTGTGAACTGAAGTTTGGCTCCTGGACATTTGATGGCTGGCTGCTGGACCTCCAGATGAAGGAGGCTGATGTCTCAGGATACATGACCAACGGAGAGTGGGATCTACTGGGTAAGAGGCTGTGGAAACCCTGTATGACAAAGAGTTTGCTTAGCAACAGTGCTTACATTACCATGGAGTCCAGTATGTTTAAttgaaatacagtaaaacaagtTATTGACATAAAGACATATCCTGCCACCCTGCAGACACcatattttttttccttaaccTCAGATCTTCCCTCCCCTCTTTACTTCAGCTTTGTGCAATACAATCTTTTTATGATGCTGGTCCTATCTCAGACTTTTATTATTATGCTTCTTATATCATATCCTGTCCCCGCAGAGGTCCCTGGAGATCGTCACGAACTATTCTATGATTGCTGTGCAGAGCCCTACCCTGATGTTACCTTTGTGGTAACCTTACGAAGAAGGACCTTATTTTACGCTCTTAACCTCCTCATCCCCTGTGTGCTCTTGTCGTCCATGACACTGGTGTGCTTCCTGCTACCGGCCAACTCGGGGGAGAAGATCAGCCTGGGTGAGGAATAATAAAAGGAAGGTAGTGAAGAACAGGggtttgtattattttagaaTAAGGAATgttgattaaatataaaatagggAAAACAAGAGAGCTGTGAAATGATTAAGGATACTTTTCTTGCTACATTCTTTGCTTATTTTACTCTTCTAGTGTTTCTCTTTCTGATCTGTCTCTGACAACATTACTTTGAAACTTTCCATGTGAAATGCACAGCTTTTACAATGTGTCAGGAGGGCTGAGACGGAACGAAAGACAGAAAAGGGCAGaagaaagatgaaaaaaaagcttttctaGGGCTGTCAGAAAGACAGCCGATTTGGGCACAAACAAAATCAGTTGCACCATACCAGATATTCTGTCCCACTCCTTGCAAACTCTTCTTTTAACGATTCTGTCGTCTTTTTCCTGTGCAACCAACCATTCCCCGGTGTCCTGTTTCTGCCTCCAGGCATCACGGTTCTGCTCTCTCTGACGGTTTTCATGCTGATGGTTGCAGAGATTATGCCCGCCACTTCAGATTCTGTGCCCCTGATAGGTCAGTTTGGCTCTGTGTATGCCCTGTGTTTATggatttttgctgtttttttgggggggactGACATTGATCATAGCATACAGATCCTAATGAGTGAAATGTGCTCCACTGCTGTCCGTCTCAGGGCAGTACTTTGCCAGCACTATGGTGATTGTCGGGATGTCAGTAGTGGCCACAGTCATGGTTCTTCAGTTCCATCACCACAACCCCAACGATGGAAACATGCCACGCTGGGTGAGTTTTTTGTACAAAGCACTTTTTAAGCAATAcgaaaaaacatttgcaaaaaaaaaaacactttacaaaACCACAAtactacaataaataaaacaagaataaaacacaattgttaACTACCACTGCATACATAGGATAAAATAAGAGGCAGCAATTCATTTAAAGCGTGATTTAAGAGGGGATTAAAAGAGAGCTCATATTCAGCTAAGCCCATCTTCTTAGACAGATCGTTTGTGGCCTTGACAGAAAAAGCTTGATCCCCAGCTTTATCTTTGACTCCATCTCTTACAGGCCACTCAGGATCTCATTATATGAATGTCCTTATGGACTCAATTGACAGCTAGGTGTCTGGAAATGCAATGCTTTGAAAGTTAACTGTTTTGAATTAATTCTGAAACGCATTGCCAACCAGTGTAGAAAAAGATGTGGTATGATCCCATCACTGGTAATACCTTGGGGATATTGCCTGTTTAAGGATATTCAAGCCATGTAAAAGTGCAGAAAAGTGAAgattaaaagaaataaaggttGTATGAGATTTGAGATTCTTAAAAACCAAGTAGGTGAAATCTTTGTATTGGTTTAGGACAAGACAAGCTGAGTGGATTGTGATGAGATGTAGAAGTGGTTATTAAACCTGCATCTGTCTTATTATTTGTGTCCTCGTGTGTCAGGTGCACTTAGTTCTTCTGCAGTGGGTTCCTTGGTTCCTGCGGATGAAGCGTCCTGGAGAGGGAGCGGAGCCGCCTCTTTCCAACTTCCAGGTCGACTCTCAGAGCAAGACTCTGTCCTCTCCtaccaccaccacaaccaccaccaccaacccCACTCCAGTGCCCTCTATCATCCCCCAGAGCCTCAACTCCCTACAGGCCAGCCTTGCGCAGCTAAACCACCCAATGTCACACCCAGTACCCCATCGGCCCAGCTGTCAGACTGGTATACTCCCTAATGTCAGAGATCCCGGCCCCAATCCACATCCACAGCCCAACGGCCATCTCCTTTATATGGGTTTCCAGACCTTCCAGACAACGGTAGAGCTTGAGCCAGGTCAGGGAGGTAGAACCATGAGTCACGGCAGGGTTAACAGTGGAGTGGGTGGAGGCGAAGGAGAGGGAGCAGCAGCCGGAGCGCAAACTGGAGATACACCAATCCATCACCACCTCCAATCTTCCAAGTTTAGGAGCCCCCCACTGGAAACTCCTCTGTCCCCAGACCCGGACCAGTCAACCACAGCCTCTGGACCCTGCGGCCTAGAGGCTGGGTCTGCAGCCGGGAGATCAGCCGCTATGCAAAACCACAGCGGTATGATTCGATCTGTCGCAGTAGACAAccagctgcaggagctgctggtggaggtgCAGTTTCTAGTGGAGCGTGTTAAAGAGCAGGACCGGCTGGTCAGCTTGGCAGAGCAGTGGCAGTTTGCTGCAGCTGTCATCGACCGCCTGTGCCTGATGGGATTCAGTCTTTTCAACATTATTTGTACCATC
Proteins encoded:
- the LOC134861646 gene encoding neuronal acetylcholine receptor subunit alpha-7-like isoform X2; the encoded protein is MERPVANDSQSLTVQFSFTLMQVMDVDEKNQILTTNAWLQMQWYDHYLQWNQSEYPGVKNLRFSSDQVWTPDILLYNSAHDKFDATFKTNVLVNSSGFCEYLPPGIFVSTCSVDVRWFPFDIQRCELKFGSWTFDGWLLDLQMKEADVSGYMTNGEWDLLEVPGDRHELFYDCCAEPYPDVTFVVTLRRRTLFYALNLLIPCVLLSSMTLVCFLLPANSGEKISLGITVLLSLTVFMLMVAEIMPATSDSVPLIGQYFASTMVIVGMSVVATVMVLQFHHHNPNDGNMPRWVHLVLLQWVPWFLRMKRPGEGAEPPLSNFQVDSQSKTLSSPTTTTTTTTNPTPVPSIIPQSLNSLQASLAQLNHPMSHPVPHRPSCQTGILPNVRDPGPNPHPQPNGHLLYMGFQTFQTTVELEPGQGGRTMSHGRVNSGVGGGEGEGAAAGAQTGDTPIHHHLQSSKFRSPPLETPLSPDPDQSTTASGPCGLEAGSAAGRSAAMQNHSGMIRSVAVDNQLQELLVEVQFLVERVKEQDRLVSLAEQWQFAAAVIDRLCLMGFSLFNIICTIAILMAAPNFGEALSKDFI
- the LOC134861646 gene encoding neuronal acetylcholine receptor subunit alpha-7-like isoform X1 gives rise to the protein MWHAVVLWLLVLATLLEVSVQGPHQRFLLRELLRDYNPMERPVANDSQSLTVQFSFTLMQVMDVDEKNQILTTNAWLQMQWYDHYLQWNQSEYPGVKNLRFSSDQVWTPDILLYNSAHDKFDATFKTNVLVNSSGFCEYLPPGIFVSTCSVDVRWFPFDIQRCELKFGSWTFDGWLLDLQMKEADVSGYMTNGEWDLLEVPGDRHELFYDCCAEPYPDVTFVVTLRRRTLFYALNLLIPCVLLSSMTLVCFLLPANSGEKISLGITVLLSLTVFMLMVAEIMPATSDSVPLIGQYFASTMVIVGMSVVATVMVLQFHHHNPNDGNMPRWVHLVLLQWVPWFLRMKRPGEGAEPPLSNFQVDSQSKTLSSPTTTTTTTTNPTPVPSIIPQSLNSLQASLAQLNHPMSHPVPHRPSCQTGILPNVRDPGPNPHPQPNGHLLYMGFQTFQTTVELEPGQGGRTMSHGRVNSGVGGGEGEGAAAGAQTGDTPIHHHLQSSKFRSPPLETPLSPDPDQSTTASGPCGLEAGSAAGRSAAMQNHSGMIRSVAVDNQLQELLVEVQFLVERVKEQDRLVSLAEQWQFAAAVIDRLCLMGFSLFNIICTIAILMAAPNFGEALSKDFI